One genomic region from Reichenbachiella ulvae encodes:
- a CDS encoding Nramp family divalent metal transporter, with protein sequence MPKKPSSFDGPGLLIAAAFIGPGTVTVCTLAGATHGLQLLWAVLLSTGMTFLFQDMSARLGIVTRLDLTSLLKKELSNPILKILVIATVLSAVVIGNGAYEAGNISGGALGLEVLLPDVGFRISPILIGLIAFGLLWSGNYSLLEKSLTLLVGLMSLAFLLTAILTRPDLSALFQGLLLPSFPEGSWLLILGVIGTTLVPYNLFLHASLARTKWPGTAQLPQARKNTLLSIAIGGLISMAIVISSASLEGQNITDALSLAGGLEPVFGTGAKYLIAIGLFAAGITSAITAPLAAAYVVAGLTQREASPQSWPFRATWMSILLLGVIFSSLGFQPIEIIRFAQVANGLLLPIAAALILWLSSSHRLLGHHRNGAIQNSIAALFLLLLVLLSLKAFGVLG encoded by the coding sequence ATGCCCAAAAAGCCCTCTTCTTTTGACGGGCCTGGTTTGTTGATCGCAGCTGCTTTCATTGGACCTGGTACCGTCACGGTTTGCACGCTGGCAGGTGCCACTCACGGCTTGCAATTGCTCTGGGCAGTATTGCTATCTACAGGCATGACCTTTCTCTTTCAGGACATGTCTGCGCGTCTGGGAATCGTAACGCGACTGGACCTGACCTCCCTCCTCAAAAAAGAACTTTCCAACCCCATCCTGAAAATCCTGGTCATCGCTACAGTGCTCTCTGCAGTAGTCATCGGCAATGGAGCCTACGAAGCAGGCAACATCAGTGGAGGTGCCCTCGGGCTGGAGGTTTTGCTGCCGGATGTAGGATTTCGGATCAGCCCGATCTTGATTGGTCTCATCGCTTTCGGGCTCCTGTGGTCTGGCAACTACTCCCTATTGGAGAAAAGCCTAACCCTGCTCGTGGGATTGATGAGTTTGGCCTTCTTACTGACCGCCATCCTGACTCGGCCCGATCTTTCAGCCCTATTTCAGGGCCTTCTCCTCCCCTCCTTTCCTGAAGGCAGCTGGCTATTGATTCTTGGTGTCATTGGTACCACCTTGGTTCCTTACAACCTTTTTCTACATGCCTCTCTAGCCAGGACAAAATGGCCGGGAACTGCTCAGCTCCCCCAGGCTCGAAAAAACACCCTGCTATCCATAGCCATCGGAGGATTGATCTCCATGGCCATCGTGATCAGCTCGGCCTCTCTGGAGGGACAAAACATCACAGATGCATTATCACTTGCAGGAGGACTTGAACCCGTCTTTGGCACTGGGGCCAAATACTTAATCGCTATCGGGCTCTTTGCGGCGGGTATCACCTCTGCCATCACTGCGCCATTGGCTGCTGCCTATGTGGTGGCAGGCCTGACTCAAAGAGAGGCGTCCCCCCAGTCTTGGCCTTTTCGTGCGACATGGATGAGTATACTCCTCTTGGGCGTTATTTTCTCTTCTCTGGGCTTTCAACCGATTGAGATCATTCGCTTTGCGCAGGTAGCCAATGGCCTACTGCTGCCCATCGCAGCAGCGCTGATCCTCTGGCTGTCCAGTAGTCACCGGCTCCTCGGCCATCATCGCAATGGAGCCATACAAAACAGCATCGCTGCATTATTTCTATTGCTGCTGGTATTGCTCAGTCTAAAGGCCTTTGGGGTGTTGGGTTAA
- a CDS encoding DNA-binding domain-containing protein: protein MAIKYALFDNHLTSDPNDKMAVVQDQESRTREDVINRMIGRGSTVTKAEALSVLEEFEAAVQEELEDGYSINTPLFKISPSIQGVFNSESDNFTPGEHLLKLNVTPGIRIGEIAPNIKVEKVDASKPKPNIVTCKDVATDTLNETLTPGGVGDLRGSRLKIDPADSNQGVFLIAADGTETRAEVYIRNKPSNLIFMIPAGLAAGEYSLEVRTVFRSTVQLRAGVFDLALQVI, encoded by the coding sequence ATGGCAATTAAATATGCCCTATTCGACAATCACCTTACTAGCGACCCTAACGACAAGATGGCGGTAGTACAAGATCAGGAATCCAGAACCAGAGAGGATGTCATCAACAGGATGATAGGCCGTGGCAGTACAGTCACTAAAGCGGAAGCACTATCAGTGCTAGAAGAGTTCGAGGCGGCTGTTCAGGAAGAATTAGAAGATGGCTATAGCATCAACACACCGCTATTTAAGATATCTCCTTCGATTCAGGGAGTGTTCAATTCTGAGTCGGACAACTTCACCCCTGGCGAACACCTACTCAAGCTTAATGTAACACCTGGTATTCGGATCGGTGAGATCGCCCCTAATATCAAAGTAGAAAAAGTAGATGCCAGCAAACCCAAGCCTAACATCGTTACATGCAAGGATGTAGCCACTGACACACTCAATGAGACCCTGACACCCGGAGGCGTAGGTGACCTGAGAGGTAGTCGATTGAAAATCGATCCCGCCGACAGCAATCAGGGCGTATTCCTGATAGCAGCCGATGGTACCGAAACCCGAGCTGAGGTGTACATTAGAAACAAACCGAGCAATCTGATCTTTATGATACCAGCTGGATTGGCTGCTGGTGAATATTCCCTGGAAGTTCGCACAGTATTCAGATCCACAGTACAGCTAAGAGCTGGTGTATTTGACCTTGCTCTCCAGGTTATCTAA